In the genome of Impatiens glandulifera chromosome 6, dImpGla2.1, whole genome shotgun sequence, the window aaacctctgatgctgtggctgttgcacagctttatttcagggatgtgtatcgccttcatggacttcctgcctccatagtttctgatcgggacactcgctttgtgagtcacttttggaggagtctttggcgtttggttaatactcagctgaattttagcagtgcctatcacccgcaaactgatggccaaactgaagttgttaataggtctttggggaaccttctgcgcagtttaattggggatcatcctaaggcttgggatctgaagctgcctcaggccgagtttgctcacaatcatgctgttaatcgctccactggtttcagtcctttccatgtgatttacgggctgtctccgcgtgctcctcttgatttgttagcgctgcccagcaaggtgcgtcctcattccactgctgcggattttgttggtcagttggctcaggttcatcagaccactcatgaccgcttggttgctgctactgccaagtacaaggagaaggctgattcgagaaggcgtgctgttgattttgaagttggtgactttgtgtgggctattctgactaaggatcgttttccagctcatgaatatagcaagcttgctgctaagaagattggtcctgttgagattgtggagaagatcaaccccaatgcttatcgtttacgccttcccagccatgtgcgtacctctgatgtgttcaatgtgaagcatcttgttccttttgtgggtgagtcttcttctgatgaggatgatgcggttccagattcgaggacgaatcttttctaccctggggggaatgatgcggtgcgagtcgaagaggcgtttatgcgaaagttgcagcatccgaaaatatctcgcaagtgtcagatttcgacaattgcctagtgtttttcgggcggaaacgtttaggggctcaaaatcgcattttttattagtttcgggtgttttttgcaatttattaaaagttgtttatttcttttgcaagctagggtttgagtatttaaaggatcttaaaacactttgttaggggaagattattaatcagaaaacgaggtttcctcaatatctatcgactttcggtattcgtaagaatcaacgaatcttgataaaggttcatcctagccacgcacgctgcatcagaaGTTGTGACTTGGAATCACTCGTCTtcttattatgttttgttttatatatgtACGCAGCACTGCACACTGCTTCGACAAATGAAAATCTTGACATTATCTATTTGTGTTCCAACATCTTAGATGTAAATGGCCAAAAACATACTTCATTATTGCTTATCATGGTGTAATGAATAACTTGCAAAATTGAAGCTCAGATGTACAAACATAAAACgcataaaatatatactattgCACTTGTTACCACCATCAACATACAAGGCTCGTCAAATCAAAATCTAGAaccattttacttttttaaccTCTTTTACTAAATGTCATTTTAAATCAACCCAAGTCGgttcaattttgaattttacttttttaaccTCTTTTTACTTTTTGGAAAATTCCGGCTCACAAGACGTTGAATGACGACCTCCCTCTCGGCGTTCATTTGCTAGACTTGTATAACTTTTAACATTCCTCATAATCTCGTATTCCTCACAAATACCCTAATATCACTATctttgtttaatattattactCCTAAACAATGATTCTGAATTTTACATATTTGTAGGTTAGTTCAATAAATTAGACCGTTTATACCATTCTTATACATacaatcaaatcaattataatttcttacaaCTTGTCTATATTATCAAGACTCACTACTAAATGATTAGACATATGAAATTGCGTTTAGAGTAAAAACGaacaatagtttttttttttccaaaagagTTCACACTCCTTCAAATATCACTAATTCACGAGTGATATTCAATTTAAGACCGTGAattccaaaataataaaaaggtgGTCAcattattaatgataattatttcaattgtaTTTTACCTTTTGAAgtcaagatttaaaaaaaaaaaaaaatatatatatatatatatatatatatatatatatatatatatatatatatataaaagactaGGCATTAAGAACGAGTGAAAATCGCGTCAACAATTCAAGATTATTCTTATTATCCGAGTTATATTCAATTCATTTCTTTCGAAGAAAGTATGGGGCACATACAATGTTCCGCTGACGTGAGTGCTAATATGCAAAGTATTGTCGGTAAAGAACTTGGCGAGCCCGAAATCAGAGAGTTTAGGGTTAAAATCATGATAAGGAAGAATTGTTTGTTATGATATCTCAATGTACAACATGAGGATGAACTTCTTCATTAAGATAAACCAAATGTAACCACAAATGAGGGATATTCTTTATAATCTAATCATGTCCCTAatgttctttatttaatattgaagGATGGATCACCTTCTGAAAGCAATTCCAGCTTCTTGTTCATGCTATTAGCACTACTTTCTTCTATAGTATTCTTTGAcgttgaattttttatatttaactcccaattgaatttaatgaaaattaatacattattaaaaaataaattaatcctcaatattaattataaattcataattatttagttttcttttaaGAAGTTATTCATCTTGATGGAATCTATTAAAAGAATCATGATCATGgcctttttctcttcttctcctGTTTTTTGTTGGTATTTTCTCCGTTGAAGGTATGTATCTAAATTTGATTAAGAAGCTAACCTGATGATGCATAATTTGAAACACATTTTCTGTCATATTCAGATTAGATcacatttaaaaatttagaaactTAATTTAGTCTCATTTTCAAAACTTATTGATAGTTTCTTAAtgtttctaaaaaataatggGACTACGAATTAAGCACATAggccgcaaacacacttaactatttaactagACGCAAAATTTGTTGTCTGACGGGTTCGAACTCAGGACCTTTGTTTCGAACTCTTGTAAAAACTCGTGAATTTCGCTCAATCCAAATGTGATACGTAACTGTAGCGAAGAAACATTTGAAGAACACTTAACTATTAATCAGACGCAAAATTTACTGTCTTGCGGGCTCGAACCCGGACCTTTGTTTCGAACTCTTGTAAAAACTCGTGAATTTCGCTCAATCCAAATGTGATACGCAACTTTAGTGAAGAAAcatttgaagaaaattgagTACCCTTTGCTTTAATGAGCGTCAATTCCTTGACCTCCTTCTCTTCCACATGAAAATTAAGAAACCCCATGGATTTTAAAAATTGCTCCCAAATCACGGATGTAAAGagatatttttcaaaaagattaaaaaaaaagtccCACCAAGACTTGAGCTCGGAATTTATTAGATTTAGAGTCTAATGTCCTTACCAATAGACCAGATGTGTAGGTAACATTAAATTTGCCTAATTCTTTGTTaagtttttttacatttaaggtgtatataaatttgattttgaagttaaCCTGATGATGTATAATTTGAAACACCTTTTCTgtcattttcagatgagatcacATCTAAAAATTTAGAAACTTAACTTAAGtctcattttcaaaattcaagGATAGTTCTTAATGTTTCTATATGATCAATGCTTAAGACTTATAGTGGGTTAAACAACACAAAACAAGATTTGAGGGTTTTAGTCTGAATTCTGAATTTGTGTTGTTACTGGAGGGAGGTGGATTGCTGCCATGAAAGCAATTTAGGAAATGTTTGCCTTTGGGTACATATATAGTTTACTATTGCATACTAAAAACATGTGTAATTTTGAATTAGAATGAATTGGCTAGCAATGACATCTCACTTTAGAGTTTCAAAATCTATAACTCATCTTagattttacattaaaatatatcttaTGTCTTCTCcatactttttcttttcattgCGATTTCTATCATTATTAAGACTGACAGATATGGATTTTTCAGAAATTTGAAATTGTTCTTGAATATAATGGTGTTTCCTGCACAAATAAAACGAACAATTAGGTTATATTTGAATGTATTTATGATATTGAAAATAGAAAAGTGCAAGAATTGAAGACTATATATGATAACAGAATTTTCAGAAAGGCAAACCCAACacttaatatatgttttagGATCTTGATcgaaacattttatattatcatttttcaaatcattaaataaaataccacAATATATCCTCTATCCATTACCCAAATAATTTACCTTTTTTCATCAAAAgaagattttcaaaaaaggaAACCTATATAAAACAGCTCCAAGAGAGAGTCATTGTCTAGACATTAAGAGTTATTAAGAAAGTTATCATCTTGAAGTGACAAGAGGAGGATTATCTTAATGTAGATTCATTGAGGTTCTCCCAAATCATTTAAGATCTAACAGTATAAACAATGTTGTTTACAGATCTGAAAACTATAAATTTTAGATGTTCTAAGAGATTCATGActatcaaacataaatcaagaGTCTCAATAACAGCTCACCAAACTGTACACATTTTCTGATCAACAAagatctaattatatatatcatcaaatcaaatatgtaaacaaaattaaaagtgCAAAGAAAATTAGATCAAatcatttcataaaatatttggCTTTAATCTGTCACGATTATTCATAGTTTGGCGCATCAACAATAACTTCCCCACTTTCTACCAGCAGAAGATTCCTGATGCAAAAGATTATATAACATATGTTATACTGTGAATATGACCATTATATAATGGAATAGAAAGTGGAAAGCAGATggtgtaaaaaaaaaatcatagaaacagagctctacATACCAAATTTGGTTACATGGCCAGTATGCTCTGCTCTTCGTGTTTGTTGAGTCTTCTACTCCTTTAGGTTATCACTGTATGTTAAGAAGTTACAagtcaataaataattaataatagatgcAATTAATGGATGAATATTTGTATGCGTACCTTCTAATTTGATATCTACATCAAAATTCTCAGGATCAAGTCTGTTTTGAAGGGAACGCAGGAGTGCCTTAACATCGTCCGCTTCTTCTGAAGACACCAACTTAGGACAACGCCTGATATACAAACTCTGtagtgaattattaatattgaggTTTCCAAATTCCTCAACTGATATCATCAACTCCGGGCAATTACGAATATCCAATCCCGTGAGAGAGTTCATAAAGTCTTTGTTCTGGCAGTCACCAATCTTTGTATTACTAATCAATTCTGTGAGAGAGTTCATCAAGCCTTCGTTCTGGCAGCAACAAATCTTTGTATTAGTAATCAATTCCGTGAGAGAGCTGATGAGACCTCTTGTTCCCCTGTTCATAAATGTCTCTTGCATTATCATTCCCTCATCAAACAAACGCCTTAACTTGGGGCATCTCTCAATAGACAGGGATTGAAGAGATTGGAAAGTTGGACGTACTCCTCCAAATAAAACACTTCTTTCACCCAATTCAATAAGAGTGAGAAGAATGAGAGCACTCAGATTCGAGATGCTATATAACAACTCATCCGAACATTCACCATGAATATAAACATCTTTGAGTGATTTGAGATGCGGTGGCAAGGCCCCTAGCTTTGGGCATTTAAATATACGCAGACGGGATAGATTAGGGAATGCTCCGGCACTAGGAATAGTAGGAGACACCAATTCCCTCAAATTCTTCATGCCACCAATCTTGAGTTCCTCTAACAAAGGGAATAACACTACTTCAATTCTGATGTTGTTGACGGTGAATATGTGCTCTACATcattattcaattcattaagATTCAGATGAGTGAGAGTACCATTAAGATTCAAGATGCTATATAACAATTCATTCGAACATTCACCAATGACAGTTACATCTTTGAGTGATTTGAGATGCAGTGGCAAGGCCCCTAGCTTTGGGCAATACCATATCGCCAGCTTGGTTAGATTAGGGAATGCTCCAGTACAGCTAGGTGACACCAATTCCCTCAATTTCTTCATACCAACAACAACAAGTTCCTCTAACAAAGGGAATAGTACTATCATTTCATTGTCATCGCTACTAATAGCAATAATATTCACATTGTCTAGGCCCTTAAGCTCAAGGCGTGTTAGGGAAGGACATGACTTTCCCGCCCATTTAGGGAGATTCACACCTTTGTAACCACtcaatttcaatttcttcaGCCTTGCAGTTGAAACCTCTagagcttcaccaattttctcaTCTCTAATTCTCGTGCTCTCATAATCATCATCTTCATAGATAGTTCTCCATTCCAACTCCAATTCATTGATACTCATCATTTTAGCCATACTTACTTCTCTTGCCTTAGATGCATCTGTAACACTTCCAAgattcttaattttcaaagaTCCACCGATATCCAAATCTTTTAATTCATCTAGTTGGCAGTATTTCTCCTTGTTGCTTATCACAAACAAGCTTAACGTCTTCAGATGTTTCAATTGCCCCATCCCTTTaggcatatattttaattcattacaATTCTCCAAATAAAGATGTCGCAGACTAATAAGGTCTTTCGTATTTCTGGGCAAACTTTCAAGCTTAAAACACTCATTGAGTTTCAAAGTTTGTAATTTCAAGAGATCACAAATACTATCAGGTAATGTTGTTATCTGACTATTACCGGAAATGTCTAAGTATCTAAGATGTTTTAGACATCCCACGTAACGCAAATCTAGATACTTTTTCGATTCATTCATGTAGTTGATTATCACATTGAAGTATTCATTGTCTGACACATCGCAGCTTAGTTCAAGGACACGTAAAGCCGGAAGTTCCTTCAAGACACTCAAAAAAATCTGCTTTCCATCAGCATCAGTGCCATTGAGCATGAGTGATCTCAACCCTCCAATTTTCTTAAGAGAACCAACTGATTTTTTGACAAATTCATcaaccattaccgttacatgaCGAATTTCTCGTTTTAAACCATCACTTGAGCTATTAGCATCCAACGTATAACATTCATCTTTCATAACAGATTGGGCAAGATCGTGCATAATACCTTGCATCTTACATATTTCATAAAGTCCAGAACAATCTAATATCTCGTCTTGAAAAAAGGATCTCCAACGCAACTCGTTCCAAATTGTATTCCCAATATCTTCAACTACATGGTTTTTAACCATAGGAATTAAATCATGGGCCATCCACAATTGGATTAATCTCTCCTTTTCAATTTCAGTATCCTTAGGAAATATAGAACAAAACACAAGGCATCTTCTCAAATGATAAGGGAGTTCATAATAACTCAACCTTAGAATATGCAAGAGATCATGTTCATCATTTTGAGATTTCTTCCATATCTCATTATCTCTTATTTTACACCattcatatatatcatttttgaAGGCCAATTGACTTCCTAATGTCTTGGCAACTAAGGGAACACCCTTACACTTTTTAGCTATTTCTTTTCCAATATCAACAAAGCTAGAAAATTTTGGTATTCCAAACATAAATGCGCGCTCTTCTAAGAGTAGCCAACAATCGTCGTTAGAAAGTAATGATAACTGAAAATGTTGAATCGTTTCCATAAATGTTGCCACATTTTTTTTCCTTGTCGTGGTGAGGACGAACGCACCATTTGATCCACAATCCAATATAGATCTCAACTTATCCCATGCCTCAACGTTTTCATTCCAAACATCATCCAATACAATCAAAAATCTTTTCCTGCTCAATTTTTCTCTAACTTTTTTCTGCAATTCTTTTGTGCGTGCTTCCACCTTTTCTCCTATGATAGATTTCATCACcaatttaatatcaaattcatCTGAAACACAAACCCAGATTTTGGTTGCAAAATGCATAGAAATCTCCTCGTCGTTGAAGACCGTCTGGGCAAGTGTTGTTTTACCAAGACCCCCCTTTCCAACAATTGGCAGAACAGATAACTTTTTGGAACTAGATGTATTGACCAGAATATCAATAATCTGTTTCTTCTCCTTATCTCTCCCATAAACTTGATTACAACTAGAAGACATGGTTTCACGCCAAGGACTAGTAAACTTGTCAAATTTTGAGTCATGAATAGATTCACGCAAATGTAACTTTTGGCCTTCTGAAAAACTTTGGTCAAGCTTCTTTTGAACATCCTTAATTTTGTGACCAAGTTTTCGACGTGTCATAGGAATGCTAAAAGGACGGGTTATTGAGTTGGTTACCTGGATCAGGGTTGAAGAGGAGGCATTACGCCTGTTGACTTGAAGACGGAGATCTTCAAAGGTGCATTCATCCATGATGTCTCGAACCTCGTACGCCACATCTTTCAGTTTCCGCAGCCAATCTTCCGTTTGTTTGTGCTTCTCTTGCACGTTCTTTCTCTCTGCATCCTCAAGTACGGCACTAATCGAAGATAGCGTGCTGGATAGCTTTTGAACCTCCTCCTTAAAACTCCAAAACAACGAGAATTTATCCTTAATCAGAGGTGCCAAgtttgaaagcaaacctctgaTTAGAGCTGCATCAGCCATGGTGATTTCTCTCTGGATGATCAATCAGATGAATAAACTTCTCACAAATGTTATCTTGTGTCTACTGAATTATAATGATACATGtcatttagaaaatataaaagtagaataaaatagtaaaagaaaACAATGGTGATCGGAGTCTTTTGAGGTAATGGGAGGGTAATGGGTTGGGCAGAAAGCAGAATGATGATTAAAATGCTCCAACAAAAACCTAgctacttattattttatatttgatgtcTTATTTTCATATACAAGTTTTGACATTTCAAACTTATATGTAATGATTATCTAATTAAAAAGTGGCATCTAATATAAATTAGGACCCCTACAAaacataaattgaaattaatcacATACAAAATTGGATCACACTTTCCTTTCGGTGTGTACCATACAATAATGCAcacttttcttttgaaatttctGAAAATGAATGATTGACAACTTTAAGATAATAAAGTTACTTTAATATTAGTATTCAAGTTATAATCTATTCTCACATTAAGAATTAAGTATAAgttaatattgatttataattttatttcataccAAATCTCAACAACTTATAACGAAAAAAAACAAAGTCTCaatttcattataataaaaagaaataaccAAGTCACAATTTcgtttattcatttaaataactaataaatttttatattccaATTCTGTTGGATATTAAATGATCTTCACATATagaaaatgtttaaattaacttaaaaaatatatatacactgTATTGTAAACTAGTCAAATACTCATTTtacctttttttcttttttatattagaaattTATGAGGCATCTCTTTGTTCAcctttcaaattttattaggTATACATGCACATCAATGAGatcaattttttcaataatattagtttttacaATACATTTATGTTTAGCTCAATTTGTAGATTAAACTTTTGTAATTGTCTCAAATAACTTACTTtcacaaaagaaaatatttcacaatcatatattaaattcatcttttattaattgttttattttttaccttGATAGTATCTAACCAAATAAGAAATTATAGCTTACATAACAACAAATGAATATAAGTGACTGGTAACAAACAAATAACTACAAATGTTACAATACATTTGTAATTGATGTTACAACATTTT includes:
- the LOC124943093 gene encoding putative disease resistance protein RGA1 gives rise to the protein MADAALIRGLLSNLAPLIKDKFSLFWSFKEEVQKLSSTLSSISAVLEDAERKNVQEKHKQTEDWLRKLKDVAYEVRDIMDECTFEDLRLQVNRRNASSSTLIQVTNSITRPFSIPMTRRKLGHKIKDVQKKLDQSFSEGQKLHLRESIHDSKFDKFTSPWRETMSSSCNQVYGRDKEKKQIIDILVNTSSSKKLSVLPIVGKGGLGKTTLAQTVFNDEEISMHFATKIWVCVSDEFDIKLVMKSIIGEKVEARTKELQKKVREKLSRKRFLIVLDDVWNENVEAWDKLRSILDCGSNGAFVLTTTRKKNVATFMETIQHFQLSLLSNDDCWLLLEERAFMFGIPKFSSFVDIGKEIAKKCKGVPLVAKTLGSQLAFKNDIYEWCKIRDNEIWKKSQNDEHDLLHILRLSYYELPYHLRRCLVFCSIFPKDTEIEKERLIQLWMAHDLIPMVKNHVVEDIGNTIWNELRWRSFFQDEILDCSGLYEICKMQGIMHDLAQSVMKDECYTLDANSSSDGLKREIRHVTVMVDEFVKKSVGSLKKIGGLRSLMLNGTDADGKQIFLSVLKELPALRVLELSCDVSDNEYFNVIINYMNESKKYLDLRYVGCLKHLRYLDISGNSQITTLPDSICDLLKLQTLKLNECFKLESLPRNTKDLISLRHLYLENCNELKYMPKGMGQLKHLKTLSLFVISNKEKYCQLDELKDLDIGGSLKIKNLGSVTDASKAREVSMAKMMSINELELEWRTIYEDDDYESTRIRDEKIGEALEVSTARLKKLKLSGYKGVNLPKWAGKSCPSLTRLELKGLDNVNIIAISSDDNEMIVLFPLLEELVVVGMKKLRELVSPSCTGAFPNLTKLAIWYCPKLGALPLHLKSLKDVTVIGECSNELLYSILNLNGTLTHLNLNELNNDVEHIFTVNNIRIEVVLFPLLEELKIGGMKNLRELVSPTIPSAGAFPNLSRLRIFKCPKLGALPPHLKSLKDVYIHGECSDELLYSISNLSALILLTLIELGERSVLFGGVRPTFQSLQSLSIERCPKLRRLFDEGMIMQETFMNRGTRGLISSLTELITNTKICCCQNEGLMNSLTELISNTKIGDCQNKDFMNSLTGLDIRNCPELMISVEEFGNLNINNSLQSLYIRRCPKLVSSEEADDVKALLRSLQNRLDPENFDVDIKLEGVEDSTNTKSRAYWPCNQIWNLLLVESGEVIVDAPNYE